The sequence TACACTTGATGGctacagatgtttttttaaattaatcacagATGTAGAAACTTGAgttgtgccccccccccccttttcatCAGGAAGTTGAAGTTGACCAGTGGCGCAGACCTTTGTGTGCAGTGTTTACTAAAAGAGGAGGATCTTGGGTAGGTTTTGAGTACTGCTGTTTAGTCTGGTTTTTAAATGCTGAGATTTCTCCTACTTTTTGTGTTAAACTTTTATGTCTTCCTGTTTAAAAGGCCAAAGCAAGTGCTGCTAAGTGTTAATATGGGAGTACCTGGGCAGAGGTGTTACTACCCCTCAGAGGAGCTGGTGTGGGATGCATCCCATGATTCCTCTTCCCGCTCTCTACGCACATGTCTGGCTGCACATTACGGCCTCTGTCCTGATTCTCTGCTGTTGGccaaacatcagccagaaaaaCACATGTGGGAAGAAATTTCCAACTGGGTAATATTAAGATCCATTCTTGAATATGGGCGTGTTATTTGAGCTTTAGAGATCATCTTATATTCTATTGCACAGTGCAGAAGTTTGAATAAAGTTGAAGTTAAAAAGTATATTAGAGAAGACTGTTTTAATAAAGAGTGTCTAACAATAGGAGATTTGAATGATCTTTAAAACTTTGGTATTTATTACAAAGCTGTCGGTGTATTCTttatcttttctctcttttactctCAGACACAGCAggtttcaaaaaagaaaaaaaagaaaaaggcagaatCCCTCTTAGGAGCACCATTCCACCTCAAAGATGGTGATGTAATCGGCATCAaggtattaatttatttttctttattaagcaAACTGTTTTTCTATGAAAAGTTTTgaatatgttatttttattctttttttcagaaCCTTTTGATTGACAACAACAGGGAGTTTGTTACGGTGGAGGATGAGCAGGGCCAGCAGAGGCTCAGGGAACAGGCAGAGCAGCGCAGGAAAGGGTGGGACCCCTCAGCTTAGATGCATGAAGCAGCTGGAAAAatgcttattttaattaaatttttgctCAAGTTAGTATGTTTTTGGTGAATTTTGTaatcttgtttattttcagagGGCCTGCTGCAGCTTCTGATGGTGTGGGACAAACCAAATCCAGGAAGCCAGAGGTGCCGCTATCAATTAGTGTTGCTGAATTCAGATAGCATCCTTCCTTCAAGGATGCATGGACAAATCAGGACTCTCTTTAAgaatacatgcacacatgcagcGAGATGCCACTCTGCAGCTAGGACAATCCAACTAATCAGTCTTGTGCCGTTTGtttttatagaatttttttGCATACAATCATTTTTCACTAATCTTTTAAACATGGCAAAAATAATCCCTAAATTCACTGCTGCTTTTCAGATTCTGTTTTTGGTGATGGTGATAAAGAgaagcaaaataataatttttactttgatttgcTATCTTGTGGTGACTGGTGGTATTTTCTTTATGCATATACATCCATAGCACATCCCAGGATTCTTTTCTTCACTCTCTTCATAcatcttgagtttttttttcttttcagtagaTGCTGGAGCTTCTATTAACTAAGAGGTTTgaaatttttatttccttttactttccagtggtttttaaattattgctaTCTTTAACTAATTACCCTGCATGAAAAGCCACTTGAGCAGGGAATTACCTTCACTTCACTAAATTCCCATAATCTTTATAAAAGTACAGtaacttgtttttatcttaaacCAGTCACTGTGCAGCAGGAATGCAAACGTCTCTTCAGATCAGTGATTCTTCTGATAGATTCCTTTTTATAAGTTTCAGGGGAGAGGAGAGACAGGCCTTAATATTAGAGGAGCTTTGGTGCTGCTCTCTTCCCTACCTCATTCTCAacctctccctcctctcttcctctacCTCCTCTGTCCAGCCTGTTATTCATAATCTGTCCTAATCTTAAACTGTTGGCCTGCTCTATTAAATAACTCACGGTTATAGTATACAGACATAGACTCAGTGTTAAATGTTTTAGCCTTGTGCATTTAACACTGGCAGTGTCGTGATGCATCAACTTGGATATATTGGGTAAATTGATCAATTCCAGCCTTTTGGAGCTGAAAATTAAATCAGACTTTGACTGtatttttctgattttcattaaaaaggAGTTGTATGGCTTAAGATGCCAGATCTTCCACAGAATATACAGTCAGATGGGATTATGTGAAGGTGAAGATCCCTGAGATTCAACTGAAGAAAAggtcatgtttttcttgcatGCACAATGTGTGAACTTCAGggatttaaaatggatttttattactttttatttaaaagaaaaaagtgacatTACAGTATGCATGATGTTTCTGGGAGGGATGGGGATTTGTTGAAGATTTTTGAAGCTGCTTTATATGAATCTGGCCTTTATATGTGCCAAGAACTTTCAAGTAGAAATATGATCTATAGGTGAGAACCCAGTTTAAGATTACACTCAGCAATATTGGGATTACATTCTGTATCATAATGTATTGATTACTAGTGTTGATGACATCTTTAGTGTTATTGATAAGAACTGATGTGCTGAATTGTTAAAGCTGAAATCTATTTGTATCTATGTCAGATTGTATTTGATGGAAGTATTTTATGAACAATAAAGGTATAAAGTACTAAATGTGTCATGATCTGTTCATTATGTCTGAACAAAATCTTCTgtgaaagttttcttttaaacagattgTAATGGCTTTTTGTAGACAGTTTGTCGAGACTGAGGAACCATTTGAATGTGTTATTCTTAAAGAGCCACAGATGATCACTCTAAATGTCAGTATAACCCCGTATCCATCAGAGAGCTTCTCTACAATTAAGTCAGTTTCTAGATCATGGATTAGCAAAACATAATGCAAGGAAATGCAAGAATCTACATTGGGTACATATTGGgtatatgattaaataaatgcaaaactgGCTGAATTTTGTATTATGCGTATCACAAATGAGTACAATAAGCTTGTTACATAACTGGAAGCTGCACCTGTGTAATAATGGGTAAttgataaaaatgataaaatgaataaGCATGAAATAGTTAATTCCATATTTACTACAGACAGTTTGGAGGATTAGCTTCCCATCCTGGAGTAATAGATCCTCTTTGTGTAGTAATAGAGCGTAAACGCTGCTTTTTACTTTGGCCAATCACAGCTCACGCAGTTTCTATATCCTCCAATCAACGCTTTGCTCTGTAGCGTGTGTTCCCGCCCCCTGACATAATATtaatgacatgcaaacacgtttGAAGGAATGCAGAATTTGCAGGACGAAGAGTGTTTGACCGTATAATACTTTACTGGACCGTTAACTTCTGCAAAAATGGTTGATGCTTTTTGTGCTACATGGAAACTGGTCGACAGCCAGAACTTTGATGAATATATGAAGGCACTCGGTAAGCAAATTGTATTTATAAGATACTCTCATAGTGTAGTTAAACTCCATCACTAAAAtcagatcttttttcttttcaggcgTTGGATTTGCAACAAGACAAGTGGGTAATGTAACAAAGCCAACAATAGTGATCAGCCAAGATGGAGACAAAGTGGTGGTGAAAACCCTGAGCACCTTCAGGAACACTGAGCTCTCCTCCAAACTGGGAGAGGAGTTTGATGAAACCACACCCGATGACCGAAAGGTCAAAGTAAGTTGGTTAGCATTTTGCACACTGTTCTCCGGTGTTATCTAAACGCActgctgtgttgttttaattttaatattgttttcacCTGCAGTCCACCTTCACCATGGAGGGAGACAAGTTTGTGCATGTGCAGAAGTGGGATGGCAAAGAGACTAAATTTGTAAGAGAGCTCAAGGACGGAAAGATGGTGATGGTAAGACttttgtatttacatttgtCAAATCAAGGAGCAATATGAGCCACAAATAACTTTTCAGAGGGTTTATGCAATCCTTATTCttgaagagaataaaaacatatcagTCTAGCTTTGCTTTTGCAATTATCAGATGATTTTAATCACATGACCAAAATGAGCATAGAAAAAAAGTTGCCTATTTAGAAAACACTCACAGCTAACTCTCAGCTGCCATTATGTAATACACcttgtctttttcttatttcctcTCTGCTTCCAGACGTTAACCTTTGAGGGAGTCACAGCGGTCCGCACATACGAGAAAGCCTAAACTCTACCATTCACCTGGACTGTGAATGATCAGCAAGGTGttccattttttaataaaatcaaatgtaatTGTTTATGCAGTGGTTTAAACTTGAATTCTTctaaattgacatttttttgtATGATCTTTTGTGAGAAACTCACGATGAAGGGCCTCAACttttcattaaatatgaaaaagaaaatcaattgctaaaataaacattttttttaaatgactattacgtttctttttcttttttcccattgaaagtaatttatttgtagCAAAATCATTACTCCTTTATCTCAACAGTCTGTCTCTGCAACTTTGTCTGCAGTCACACATTTCAACTCAAATATGCAGCCTGAGCCGTGGGAACAGTGCTGTCCCTGTGACGAGTCTGTTCCAGGTGACAGCTGCAGGGTGACGCTGCAGGCCAGAGCCGGCCTTGCAGCAGAGTCAGTGTGACCCATGAGTGAATGTCCTCTAGTAACCCCAGATGGTCTGAGCCGATGAGCTTGTGGCGAGGTGGGGTGTGCTGATGTCACTCGCCTCAGGATAATCCGGTTTAAGTTGTGGTGTCATTACGTTGAGGCATCATACGATGGTGTGTGGGCCAACCATGACTGGATGCTTCCACTGGCATGATGGGCAGATGGTGATAAAAGAGGATACAGTGAGGAATGTGGGCAACTTGCTTCGATCTAATTTTCAGTCATTTGTAGGTCAAAGTCTATAAATAGTCTGTCAATAAACCTTTGTGCGAATGTGTCCTTAACATCTTTGATACAAATCAGAACACCACACAGTTTTAATTCTTACTATACAGTTTATCTTTTATATTACCCATATTTTCAGAGGCTAAGCAACACCCTCCCTGCcctgtgtgtgctgtgtgtatCCTGCTGAACAGGATGACTACAAGTGGTCATTCTTCTCATCTGAGAGCACGCTTGCTGCCAAGTTTTTGGCCTCCTCTGAATAGTCTATGACACAAAGAAACTGCAGTAACTGGAGTGGAAGTCATTTGGTAGCTGCCagttgaattaatttaaatcaaaatcagTCTTTATGCTCCAGTTATAGGACACTATAAAGATGCCCCAACTCTCACAATACAATTTGCATAAGTATTTAGGCTGCACATATTCAAAAGACAAGCTATCTCACAATTTTCACAGCAGCATCGCTGCattgaaaatacagaaaaagggAGCTGATCACCTTCTGTACAGGAGAAACAGTAATGGATAACAGTTATATGAACTTGCAATACACTTCTAAGGAAAACAGCAGGAGTTTCCTCTTTGTGAAGAATCTGTCGGTGGTGTAAGCTGACATAGATTAACCCCTCTGTTGGCTCATAAAGGGTTATAATGACCTGACCATCTTTAGCTGTAGAGCATTCTATAACCTAAttgcacaataaaaataaataaaagtaatgtaaATAAGGTAAAATCAGGTTAATTTGTAAAAGGCAAGCCAAGCAAGGTGATGTAAAAGGTTAACAATTAATGATCATAGCTGTAATCATTCATACTTTTAAACTAAAAGTATTACATGTCTGCTGACAGCAAAAAGTGTATATAATCAGCAGGGTGCTGCAGTATTTTGAGGGGCTTAAAATGTTACTCCCTTAAACCCATTTCTGAAAGGTAATCAGGATTTAGTTTGGGAAAATCCCTGTTTTAAAATCACGAAGTTGACTATACCATGAACGGCAGGACATAACAGGGTGTCAGCAGTAGACATGTGTGACTTTTGAAATCATATTATAGTCATGTCAAAACAATATGATTACCAGTTTGATTTTCTGTTCATGTTATCCCACTACTGTGGTATAAACCTTAATTTCTACCTTCACCTAATACTTGTAAAGAATAACAGCAATATGTGTTTGCTCTTTAGGCCTCGTAAACGAAAATAGTTCATTAGCAGATATGATGAGATTACATCATCAGTTGTCAGCTCAATTTCGTGGTTGGAAACCATGttgaaataatacatttatgtCAATTTCACACAGCTAGACGTCAATGATGCAATGATGCTCATGCAGCCATGATAACAATTATCTCAAATAACTGCAACTACATGATTAATTGTTAATTGATGGAAATCTATGCATTTTGTCTTCCTGTGAGTGTAAATACCCCTTTccctgtagctcaggaggacgGGCAGTcttcccctgactacatgccgaagtgtcttTTTGCCTGATGTGTCTAACGGGGTATGAAAGTGTGTATTAGAGCAAAAAGCACTTTTAACAGCAGAAGTGCTGTAtgggtgtgcgtgtgtgtgaataggtgaatgtgGCATGTAAATGCTTTGAGTGGTCagcatgactagaaaagtgatAAATATGTACCATTGTACCTGTAGCTggcaataaaaataacagataaaatgTTTGGATAGAGAAACCGgatactgtttatttatttatttatttattttaccttgtTTGTCTTGAGGTATTGACATTAAAACTGGAGACTTTTGTTTGTTGATAACTGACTAAACTGACAAAAACTGACCGAGTAAATGATAAGTGACtaagagaaagagacaaacactTTTAATGCAATGTTTTAATGTCAAATTGCATCTATTCACAAGCTTTGAGGGTAAAATTGGAAAATTAtacataatttaatttcactgcAGATCAAAACCAGTTTTAGTTGTAATGTTTTCAGATAATATAATCTATTTTTTCATCTATTAAACTATTTACATCAAAGTcataattcatttattatttgtaaatgaataatattACATGCTGTGTGTGAACAGCATTGAGAAACAGATTAATTTTTCATATTAAATACCTGTTTCATAGCTTCAAGTGTGTCTGTCATTCCATGAAGTTTAGGTTGAGAGGAAAGTATTACATGAACATTTGAGggcataaaacacaaacacaaacaggtcaTGCAGAGTTCATTCAAAGACAAAAATTCAGTGCCATGATCACTGAATCACAACCCAAGTATTGCACGTGTTCACTTAGTAACAATAAGTCTTTAGATGCAATTCTGTTTGAAACAAATGCAGATTTTCTTCTCACGTCTTAGATAATACATAGACATAGTCAAAGACGGGACAATGGATTGTCATGTAATGGGAACTAACTGCGACATCGTCATCAGTTATAGTGGAGCATCACTAAAAACTGCAGCCCTTACAGGTCCGTTGCTGAAGCCTAAGCTTGCCAAGAGCTGCAGCCTGTGCATAATTCCTGGACTGATAAAGGGTGCGTTCTTGTGCTTTCAACTTAAAAACATAAGTAGATTTGCATTTGACTTAGGATTAGCAGCATAAGCTGTAGTAACTGTCTTCTGTGCAGCATATGGAGCAATATATAATGAACCACATAGCTCGTACATGCTGACTAACACAATGTCTTACATTGAGAGTGCAAATGGGATCATATGGTGTGCtgatatattatttaaatgttatttaattaaattcaaccATACTAtcaaaataatagtttttttctgaGGTTCTGAATACATGATTTGTCTGTTAATGTACAGTATGACCATTAAAAGTATTCAGAAACATTGCACGTCTCAAGTACAGGATGTTTAGATAAAAgaaatcatatttatattatgCTGCAGGTGAGCACAGGTAATCTGAGATGTCATTATCAGTTTTGATGTTATATATACTCATAGCATAAAATTGATTATATTACTTGTTTCTTGTACAAAAGGACCTGTTCAAAAGGCTCCCAAAGTAAATCAAGTTTCTACTTTTTTATACACATATAAACAGCCAGTGACGAAGTCAGTGACAGTGTGTATTTGGTCAGTCAAGGAATTAGAGAATAAATCTGATACCTGGTAGAAACAATCAGGACACTTAAACTGAACCTGTACCTTAGAGTTTAGGTAATCTTCTGCTTGCCATTAGCACCGAAATTAAAATGAGGAACTGGTGCAAACAGCCAGATGGTTCAGTTAAATAAGACTTTCAACATGCCAGGTAGAATTCCTACATTAGGTTTGGGAGCTCTCATATACACTGCATGGTCATTCCTTCTGCTGatgaacaaaaaagtaaaaaaaaaattgatattAAGAATTATGAGCAAACATTATAAACACAGGTTAAGATGTTAAGCAGAGCATGAGACACTTTGGTGACAATagagaataaaatgtaattcaGGCCAAAAGCTACTGTAAAAATAACAGTTCAAGTATGGGCTGAGAGGAACTGAATAACCTCCACCTTAAACAAGCTACTGTGGCCTTTTTTTGTACCTCATTTACAGCATCGTTCAACATACTCTACAATCAAATCAAAAATTTCCCTTATGCTGCATTTAAGATCCATGTGAATGATCCACAGAAGTTAAAACATGTGATTGTTCCTTACAAGAAGTCCCTACAGTACCACTTTTCAAAAGGACTGTATACATGAacagataatagaaaaagaaaaaaaatggaaaggaaTGACACTGACTGCATGTATTTGGTACGAGAGCTCAACCAATTCcggaaataaagaaaaggatCCATCACATAAAATCCTTCATCATCCACTGCTGTCCAGGATTTCCAGCTGGACTCAGTGAAGAGCTGCAGACATGTTCCCGCAGCACAGGATGTGACGTGACCTTGCAATCACCagtaaaatgaactaaataatAAACCTCAAACTGGATTCAGACTCAGAAGTCAAATCTGCAGAGGTGAGAAGGCGTAAAACGGAAACTGGGCCTCGTCTTCATCCACAAAGAAACACTGGAAGTAGGGCAGCTCATCTGTGGGAACAGTGAcagtacagaaagaaaaatatgtggtttttcttttctctggaGAGAAACCTAATAAGAACTGGAATTTGTACTTACCATCCATTAGAAAACTGTCAACAGGCTCTTCTGTGAAACAGAGAATGTCATGttaaccagaaaacacaaaaaaagtttcattaTCAACCCAAATTCATAGCAGTTACTCCTTACCTTTGACCTTCTCCTCCTTGGTAGCTTTCTTCTCAAGGATTTTTTCTAGAACaacagttttatgaataaatgaaatcaATAAAGATACACTAATATATTTTGAGCACTCAGAAAGAAAATGCTTCCATAACTCATTACCTTTCTTTACAGACTGCTGTATCTCTTTCAGAACTCTATCTTCTGTAagggacataaaaaaaatcattacaaataaacattaaaacggTTTTTGTGTCATTAACAGTCTGTTTATTGTCTAATCAGTTTGATCAttgacataataataataattttcctCACTTcattattatatagttgttaaGATAAAAGGTGGAAACATCTACCGTAGGATTTACGATTATTTATGGctgaaataattacaaaaagtttttttacaACATGGAGGCTTGTTCTTGTGCTCTTAGACCATCTAATGTATctataaataatttttcattaattcgTCTATTAAATTAGcacattttctgattttaaataagCCTTTATCAATATGTCCTTGAAAATATGTCAGCTCAAAGTTGATTTTAAACACCAGCATTCATGTCATGAGAGATCATGGACTTCATAGCTGGAGTGAAATCAGTATGTTGATGATGCACAGATTCATAAAGAGGATTAACTGAACTTGTCTCTGTTGTCTATAAACACAAGATTAGTCCATTGATGACTGTAAACATGTACATGATCTTAGATTTTATCTCTAAAAGTTAGCTTGAGGTAATTTTATTAACTTTCAgcaggaaaatatttaattttttctgatCTCCTTCTGAATAATCACTTTGCATTGACTGTCATGGTGTAATCAGATTACATGCTGCCTGAGCTGATGTACCTTTCTTCCCAAGTACCGATTTGGTCTTTTTCCTCAACATGGCTGTGCCATCAggaataaatgcaataaaacaagcagttatCTAATTTAGATGAGTTCATAATAACATTCAGCATattaaacagtttaataaaacctttaacTCAACACACATCGTTATCAAACTTATTACTTCTTACTACTGGCACACATTACCAGTTATGTACCAGTATTTTCCATGCTTCATAAAGTGATCTAAGGAATTAGCTATCACAGTACTGAACACTGCACCTTTCTTTACTGCAGCAGGTTTGTCCTTTACTTTGGTAGTCTCCAGTTCTGCAAAAGGAAAAACCATGTCAGATAAAAGCAGTTTGCACACATAACCTTACATCGAAAGCAATGAGTACATTTTCCACCGATTCTTACGGCAGCTTGAACGCCACAGTATTCCCACACAGAAGCAAACTCTTCATAGCAAGAGCACAGCACCAGGCATCTACATCTAGAGAGCTGtaagaatttttttaacttgattcttatttttttaggtTCTCTTTAACTACATAAAGATTAATATTAGTCTGTCAAGGAAATGAATTTGACTCATGctgatttgttcattttatacacttcttgttgtgtttaattttgtcCACATCATCTTTTTTCTAGAATCTGCCATAAAGCTTGAAGCTGTCAGGCTGCAAACATTAACATCACATTGTTAATGTTTGGTCATCACCTTGGCTTTTCTCGTTTCTGATTTCTAAGAATCAGAGAAAAACAGCCTTATGCCTATCTATGAAGCTGCTGCAGGCATAATGCTCCACATTTTACATGTTCTGCAATGAaacattgttgttgttattgttgttctGTGGCTTAGAGGTTTGCTTGTATCTGAGCAATCCTATCAACGGTGTGACAATGTGAGAAATATACACTCTTTTTAAGTATTATAACTTTTTTGAGTTTAGTCTTCTGGTACTTTGCTGTGAGCAAACATAAACCAAGGATTTCAGAAATAATCAGTCATCTTCTTCAGTGTTAATACAGTAGCTATAGTTGCTTTAGTACAGCTGGAATGCTGCAATGCATTGGATGGTAACAGTAATTTTTTGCAAGCTTCAACACTGGAGCAGAATGTGCAGGCAGACAGCAGTGGGAAGCTACCTTTCTTCTTTAGGAGTGTTTTCAACTTTTCCCTCTTTGTTTCAG comes from Melanotaenia boesemani isolate fMelBoe1 chromosome 20, fMelBoe1.pri, whole genome shotgun sequence and encodes:
- the fabp7a gene encoding fatty acid binding protein 7, brain, a, with the protein product MVDAFCATWKLVDSQNFDEYMKALGVGFATRQVGNVTKPTIVISQDGDKVVVKTLSTFRNTELSSKLGEEFDETTPDDRKVKSTFTMEGDKFVHVQKWDGKETKFVRELKDGKMVMTLTFEGVTAVRTYEKA